A window of Pullulanibacillus sp. KACC 23026 genomic DNA:
CCTAATGTTGTTTGTGTACCCGCTTTGTTGAAATACCCTTGACCAAGTTCACTTAAAAGAATCGTGTAAACCGTGATATCCGTGTTGTCATAACTTAGCATGTCGACGCCCGTTTTTGCTTTGATGGTTTGTCCTGCTTTGATGTAATCATCCCAAGTTTTAATAGAATTAGGATCAACACCCGCTTTTTTGAAAATATCGGTGCGGTAGAATAAACCTACAGGACCCGCATCAAGTGGTAAGGCATACATATCACCTTTGTATGAAACACTATCAATTTTGTATTGTGGGAAATCACTCTTGTGTTTATCAGCAAACCCCTGTTTCGTAATGTCAACAAAAGCGTTAGGGAAGCTTGATAAGTAACCATTAATCCCATCATCAACCAATAAAGCAGCATCTGGAAGGCCCTGACCTTGAGCTTGCAGACCAGTTGTAATCTTTGATCGAATATCATCATTCGCCATTTCAACGATATTGGCATTGAAGTTAGGATGATCCTTCTGATAAGTTTTAACAGCCGCCTTTAAGATTGGAACATTAATATTTGTTGCCCAAATTGTAATATTGGCTTTACCGTCACTTTTACTCCCACTGCCATTACTAGTTGAACTACCGCAACCAGCAAGTGCAAGCACAGCGATAAGCGCAATAACTGCTAATAAAGAAATCGACTTTTTCACTTTAGTTCCTCCTATCTAAATTCATCTAAAAGTATAAGTATCTTAACACAAGGTTGTATTTTGAATAGGCCTCTTGTGTCTGCATAATTGATTATAAAACGTTTTCATTGCTGCCGAAATATGAAAATCTGTTTCTAAAGTATAAGAATATGAAACTGAAATAAATCCCCGTATCAACTTAATTCAAACTTTCGCGTTCGCGATCAAGGATGATCGTGAGCCAGCTTGCTGCTTGAAATAACCTCGTGATTTCACATCTTTGAACGACTCCGTGCTGGCTTGCTAAATACGAGGTTCATTTGTATCTAGTTGTTAGATTGATTTTTTACTAAAGCAGGTCACCTGAGTAACAAAAAATAAGCGGAGATTTTTCCGTTAAACGGCAGAATCGAGCTCAGATGCGGGTATATAAGCGGAGGTTTTCCGGTTAAGCAGGGAAAAATGACTCCCAACCACACTTTCTGGAGTCAATAGCCGGAATTTCTCCGTCTATTTTAGCTATTTTCAGCACTATTTCCTAATTAAGAGGAATTTCTCCGCTTAATTAGGAAATCCGCTACCTTAGCGTCTCCTATTAAAGACAAAAGCTTGGGGAAAACCCCAAGCTTTTGTCTGCTAATTATAGTGTTCCATAGATTTTCTCTCACGTTTCGGAACTAGTTAGTCTAAGGACGCGATCCTTTTTAAATTCTTTAGTGTTTGGTTAAGACTGGACGATTCATTTCAAACACATTTAAAGAAGGTAATGCGTTTCCATTTTGGTCGAACAGGGTTTGGTTATCCCAACCATCGCCGCCTCCGTCAATCCAGCCAGCACCTTGAACTGGAATCCATGCCGGTTCCCAATAAAAGTAGCCCAGCGCTTGGTCATTTGGCACGCTGAAAAGTGTTTTCGTTAAATCTTTCATAAATTTTGCCTGTCCTTGAACGGTAGCAGGATATCCTTGAACGACATCATCAGCTGTAAAGTTGTTTGGTTCATTATCAAAGTCTTGCAAGGTATAAGCGTACGCCGTCTCAGCGATGACAACGGGTTTGTTGTAACGAACGGTAATATCATCCATGTTGTTTTTCAATTGAGCAAGTGTACCATGCCAATATGGATAGTAAGATAAGCCAATAATATCGAATGGTACATCACGTTGGGTAATATTATCAAAGAACCAACGAGAGGTATCATTATTACCCCCTTGGTCTATATGAAGCATTATTTTTGCATGGGGATCATTAGCTTTAACCCCACTAATGCCTGCTTTTAATAAGGTAGCCAGATTATCAAAACCTTCGGATGTCCAATCTTTTCCATAAGGCCATAGCATGCCACTTGTGATTTCATTCCCAATTTGGACCATATCTGGCGCTGCATTGTGCAGCCCTAACTGTCGAATAACATTTACCGTGTAGTCATGGACTTGTTGTGTTAATTGATCAAACGTATCATTTTGCCATGCTGCTGGAACAGTCTGTTTGCCTGGATCTGCCCAAGTATCAGAATAATGAATGTCTAGTAAAAACTTAAAGCCCATGGCCTTCGCTTCACTGGCCACTTTGATTGTATTCGCTAAATTGTTATAACCATCTTCTTGGACAGGGTTCACCCATAGCCTTAGACGAATATAATTTACTCCATGGTCCTTTAATATTTTTAGAAGATTCTCTTGTTGACCATGGTCATAGAATACACCGCCGTGATCAACAATCGCCTGATAAGACGAAATATCCGCACCTTTAATAAATGGTGCAGTTGGTGCTTTGCCATTCTCATGATTCGTTTTTGCGAAACTGACCGTTGTTGTTGAGATGACCATAAAGACTCCCACAATAACTGACATGAAGATAGCGCCTATTCCCTTTAATCTTCTACGCATTCCGAGTCCCTCCAAACGCAAAATTATAACCGCTTTCATAAAACGGCCATAAAAATATGGTAAAACAATTCAAACAATTTATTAATATAAAAAAATGAATTCAAAATATAAAAAAATGAAAATCAGTACCATTCAGAATTCCTCATCCAGCTTGAGAGCGAAATAGCCACCAATCCATCGGTTCAACCACTTCATTGACCATCCGACTGAGGTGACTCTTTATGGAAATTTGGCGCTGATTACCTTCAAGATCCTGCAAACCAACTGCTTGCCTCACGATCTTGAGTGCCCGACCCGAATTTCCTTCAAGCTGGTTTACCTATTTTACGCAGATACAAATGCAGCCTTCTCACCTAATGTCCCGAATTTTTTGGGGGCTTAGGTAAGAAAGCTGCACGAAGAAAATTCTAGAACTGAACTATCATAAACCCCAAGCAGCAGCCTGGATGGCGGGTCTCCCTCAAAAATCGAACAAGCTCCCCACAGCATGGCTTTCTTTTGGAAAGACGCTTTCAGCCTTTCATATAATATTGGCTGCATTTTTGTTTGGCTTCCTCATATAATTGCTTGATCCGCTGATGTTCTAGATAGGATGATTGCCTGCGGTTCATAGAGATGGTTATGGTAAAAATGAGGCAATTAGCTCGAAACATGGAACGACCCCCTTTTCAGAGAATTCTTCATATAAAGTGGGATTAGCTGATCCCTAATCCTTTTTTCTTTAAATCAAAGCGTTAATTGGCCAAGGTTACTAAGTTGAGTGCTTTGTCCCTCTGTTTCAGTCTCTTCGGCATTGATTTCTCCTTCATTGATTCGAATGAGGCTTTGCAGCGTACCTCTTAAGCTTTTTACGGGGATGATCACCTCTCCAAATATATCGAGCGTTTTGATCTTGGCTAGCAGGGTGTCCTCTTGAACATCTTGGTCAAAGGTGAGTTCGCCTGTGACGATAAAGGAAGTTGGTTGTTTCAAAGCCAAAAGCTGATCATTCGACCACTTTTGATCGTCTTCAATCAAAACAAAGCTATTTTCATAGGTCACCACCTCGGTCTCTATGTCATCGGTTATTTCGAAGACCAAGTCTTCTACCTGTTCATGACAGATGATGATTCCGGTTGAGCGAATATGGGTAATGGCCTCAGATAACTGTTCACGACTAATATCTGCTTCAAGAATAATTGGGTATTCAGTATAGAGCTTTTTCTTTCTTAATCGGCGGATTGAACGCGCATTTAGTCTGAGCGATTTTTTCAAAACGTCATAGCCTTTTGGAAGAATAGTCACTTTGGTCTTAGCAAGTGACGGCATCTTTTTATAAAGATAGGGTTCTTGCTCCTCGTTGATTGTCACCGATCCTTTGACCTCTAACCGACTTACTTTTTCCATAAAAAGATCGGGATCAAGGTCCTTGGCGAATTTTAATAGCCCCTTTAAAATTAAATGTTGCGGTCTATCAAATGATTGCAGATAAGAATTGGTCAACTCAAGGTAACCTTTTTCGATTCGAGGTGGGGCGTCTTTATAAGGGATGATAGCGGCTGCTTCTTTGGACAAGAGATAGTGAACAGCACCTGCCAAATGGGACGGACAATAGACATTCCCCTTCACACAAAGTTCTAGAAAGCCAGTTTTCAGCTGATCTGGCTCAATCGTCCAATCTAATACTACATTTTCAATGACAAAGAGCTTCAAAGGGGCGGTAATCGTATTTAAATAGTCGCGATCAAGGTAAAGGGAATCCTTCAATAAGCTATAGCCTTCAGGGATCTCAATACCTTGGCCAACATTATCAATAGATAACTTTGTCAACAGACCGGCCGTTTCACTCGTGTAATAGACAACCCCCACATTTTGAATTCTTTCAATGCCTTGAATACTTTCTTCTGTTGCATGTAATAGATTTAGTACCCCCACATTTCCAATTTTCTGTCCCATTGTTAGTCCTCCCTCAACATTTTCCTTAGTTTTTTTACAGCTAGATGAAGCTTGTAACGCACGGTAGAAGCTGGGAGTTGTAATTGTTCCCCAATTTCTTGACTAGATAATCCAATCCAATAGCGTTTAAATACAATATCACTCAAGTCGGCTGATAAATGGGAGAGCAACTCGACCATTTCGACCTCTGAACCCACCAAGTCTTGAGCGGGAAACTCAAGTTCATGATCCCACGTAACGAGACGCCGCTCCTTTCTTCGATCATCAATTAACCGGTTCTTCATGACCCGATAAAACCAAGCGCGTTGCTTATAGTCTGGTAGATAAACAAGCGTCTCCTCGCTTAATGATTTTATTAAGGCATCCTGCACCAGATCTTGCACTTCCTGCTCATGCCTTGCAATGGAGCGGGCAAATCGAAACAAATCCGATTTTAAATGGTCATAGATCCCACTCGCTTCCATCCTGATCACTCATTCCTACTTTAATTAATTACCTCCATTTTAACCTGTTCATATAGATAACGGTCCAGCCTACCAAAGTGTTGGAGATTTTTTTATAAAATTTATTCTCTTTTAGGAAACTGACATAAAAAAACAAACCGTCCTCTTTTAGAGAACGGTTTGTTGGGTGCGACTTTTAGTCTTGGAGATGGATGGCACCAACGGACATATCTTTTGCTTGGCCAATAACATGGATCTTCAAACCATCTTGTGGAAGTTGAACACCGATGTATGGGTAAGTTGGATTGTAGTAAGACTTCGCATCGTTAAAGAACGAAGCAGGGGCAAAGCTGTCAATAACGAGGTTGTGATTTGCAACACCCGTGTAGCCTAAGAATTCAGCAGCTGTTTTGTTCAATGAGAAGGCAGCATCTTTCGCTTGGTATCGGTTTGATGCAATACTACCATCTGTCCATGCGAGGACATTTTGGTGTGCATCAACAACGTTTAAGAATCCATTCCCTGGATGGTCTGCCTCAACGTTATCACTATACTTATTATCTACATACCACACGGCAAGGCCTGGATCATAGCTAAGCAATGAATTTCCGCGGGCGATATGAGCCAATGCTTCATCGGTTGCGGCATAATTGCGCCATTCAAGAAGGTAGTAGTTTTCCGTATAGGTTTTTCCTTGATCTTGTTTAAAGCCGTCAAGAGTAAATGGTGATTGACTGCTTTCTGCACCGTCAGATAAAAGGGTCGTTCTGTCAGCAGTTACGTTAATATCATCCACATAGAAACCAGGATGAATGGCTGCAACATCTGTCCAATAGTTGAAGCGAAGCATTAGCTTTTGTCCAGCATATTTGGAGAGATCGAATTGGGCATCCACCCATTTCCCATCAGATGACCCTGTAATACCATTCCCCGGATTTTGAGCATTCGGGTTAGAGGTTGTAGTGATATTTCCAGGAACCGTGACCCATTTGCCATTTTGTTGAACCTGGATAGACGCATAATCCCAGTCGGGTTCGATGTCGTACCAAGTTTTGAAGGTGAGCTCTGCAGACGTTTTACCTGTCAGATCCACCGTAGTCGTCATCGAATTATCAAGATTATTATCGCTTCCACTGAAATATTCATAGGAACCGCTCTCAGATTGATTGATGTCGGTTTCCTTATCAGGTAAGTTGACCCGAACAGCGTCGGCATTTGTTCCTTTGACACTGGCTTCATCTAATTTAACGAATTGTCCATTTCCTTTTAGATTATCGAGATCGAAAGTGGCCGGTTTAAACCAGTTCGCATCAGGCATCGTGCTTTGTAAAAATTCTTTATCCTTTGCGTTGAAGCCGGTTGGTTCGGTCCCTGCGATCTTTCCTCCCCAGCTACCCGCAGACATGATGGACCAATAAACAACAGGCTCATCATATGGGGTGCTGTAATTAATATCATAATCATCTGGGAGACCAAGATTGTGTCCAAATTCATGTGAGAACACACCCGCTGCTCCGTCTTCTGGTTGAACCGTGTAGGCATAGCCGGTTAATTGACCACCCCAGTAGCCCACTTTAGCTTTTGTTTCTGGAATAGTTGTTGGTGCAGCGAGGTTCCAGCTATGGGACTAAATGGCATCCTCGCCCAGTGAACCACCGCCGGATTCTTCGCCAATTCCCGCGTGAACAACGACGAGATGATCAATAATTCCATCTGGCTCACGGGTATTACCGTCTCCATCAAGGTCATATGGATCCTCTTGATCATATTGATTAAGATCTACACCAGTAGCTGCAACATCCGCTAAGGCTTCACTAATTAAAGCACGAGATTTTGGTCATTCCCTCCTGATGCACTATGTCCACCGTAATAAGCTGCATTATGTTTGGCGGTAAACCAACCATAGACATCCCCGTCAACGGTGTAACTTCCTCCAGATTGCTGTTCATAAAATTGTTTTTCAGAAATAAGATTTTGACCGTTTGGCCCTTCATAGCCATTTTTACCAAAAATCATATTTTGGTAGTGGCTAGTTGGGTAAGAAGGTAAGCTCAATACAGCACCAGGATCATCTCCATCTCTTTGTGGCAAGGCATCGTGCGGATAATCAGGATAGTCCATTAAGAGGACTAATTCTTTGTCCTGACGGACCGAACCGTTCCAAGCTTCCGGTTGGATAGGATTCACATCCCCATTTCCGATTCCCGGATTAGTTTTTGGCGTAGTCTGGTCATTCTGTACCTCTTTTGATTTTCCAGGTGGGTTTTGTTTTAAACCCGCCTTTGTTTGCAGCTTACTTCGAACCTCTTTGGTACTCGCGTTTCCAGCTATTTGGCTTGCAGCTTTGGCTCTTTGCTGGATGTATTGAGTTAATGCTGTCTGTTGCTCTTTAGTGCTGGCCATTTTTGTCAATTACCCCTTGTTTAGTCAAGGATTTGAGTAAGGCATCATCATTCACTAACCCAATGTCAAAAGGGCCGCCTTGGTATTTCTCAAAAGTTGGATCTGCAGCAACTGTTGGATCTGAGGTATTTTCTCCTGTCGATTTGGCAAAGGCCGCTGGGCCAAATGTGCCAAATACTAATCCAGCCGAAATAATAGATGTCCCCAATGTTTGTTTCCAATTAATCAAATTTGTTCCCCCCATAATACATGTTTTAGACGGTTGTGACACGATCCCCCCTCATGCCCCCGTCAAAACGAAATATTTGATTACTCTAAAAATTCGATTAAATGACGCGATATCCCTCTCTATTTTCCTTTATTTCAGTAAAATAAATCTATTTTACTATTGTTTCGACTTTTCTCCCCTCTAAAGACCTAAACTTACGACTTTTTTATACAAAAATCGTAAGGACTTTAATAAGCCTTTATTAGTTATTTTGGCATTCATCCCCTCGATGAACGCCATTCTTGCCTGCTCTCAACCTTATTTTGGCGTTCATTCCCTCAATGAACGCCATTCCGGCTGCCTCATCCACCTATTTTGGCGTTCATCCCCTCGATGAACGCCTTTCTTGCCTGCTCTCAACCTTATTTTGGGGTTCATCCCCTCGATGAACGCCATTCCGGCTGCCTCATCCACCTATTTTGGCGTTCATCCCCTCAATGAACGCCATTCCGGCTGCCTCATCCACTTATTTTGGCGTTCATTCCCTCGATGAACGCCTTTCCGGCTGCCTCATCCACTTATTTTGGCGTTCATCCCCTCGATGAACGCCATTCTTGCCTGCTCTCAACCTTATTTTGGCATTCATTCCCTCAATGAACGCCATTCCGGCTGCCTCATCCACTTATTTTGGCGTTCATTCCCTCAATGAACGCCATTCCGGCTGCCTCATCCACTTATTTTGGCGTTCATCCCCTCGATGAACGCCATTCTTGCCTGCTCTCAACCCCATTTTGGCGTTCATTCCCTCGATGAACGCCTTTCCGGCTGCCTCATCCACTTATTTTGGCGTTCATCCCCTCGATGAACGCCATTCTTGCCTGCTCTCAACCCTATTTTGGCGTTCATTCCCTCAATGAACGCCATTCCGGCTGCCTCATCCACCTATTTTGGCGTTCATTCCCTCGATGAACGCCATTCCGGCTGCCTCATCCACTTATTTTGGCGTTCATCCCCTCGATGAACGCCATTCCGGCTGCCTCATCCACCTATTTTGGCGTTCATCCCCTCAATGAACGCCATTCCGGCTGCCTCATCCACTTATTTTGGCGTTCATCCCCTCGATGAACGCCTTTCTTGCCTGCTCTCAACCCTATTTTGGCGTTCATTCCCTCAATGAACGCCATTCCGGCTGCCTCATCCACTTATTTTGGCGTTCATCCCCTCGATGAACGCCTTTCTTGCCTGCTCTCAACCTTATTTTGGCGTTCATTCCCTCGATGAACGCCATTCTTTCCTGCTCTCAACCCTATTTTGGCGTTCATTCCCTCGATAAAACAGAAAAAGCACCCATATGGATGCTTGTTTTCAACATTATTTGAATGAAATTCTGAAGCCTTTGGGCTATTAAGCGGAGATTTTCCGGTAAAACAGCAGAATCGAGCTCAGATGTGGGAATATAAACGGAGGTTTTCCGTTTAAGCAGGGTATAAGGACCCTTATTCACGCTTTCTAGAGTCAATAGCCGGAATACCTCCGTCTATTTAAGCTATTTTCGGGCACTATTTCTTAATTAAGGGGAATTTTTCCGCCTATTTATCAACTCGCCCTGAGCGTCTAATGAACATTTATAGCTTCAGAGATCTCTAGGTGAAGGGGTTGTGTGTGACGTCTTCCAACTCACAAGTCAACCCGTTACGTTATCAAAGGGTGTGACTTGATTCTTGCTCATTTTTCGTTTTAATTGAATTGATCATTTCCAATGCGTGATGCGGTGTTTTCTTAATGATGACGCGATCTAAATTAATGCCCAATGACACCGTTGTTTGGGCAACATCGGGTCTTATCCCCGTAATGATCGTTTCAACACCTAGTAAAGAAAGAGCATTCACTACTTTAAATATTTGATCAGCTACCATTGTATCGACTGTTAAGACACCCGATAAATCTAAAACAAGGTATTGTAATTTCAATTTTTCTGCTTGTTTCAAGGTCTCTTCCATTAGGTATCGGGCTCTATTCGTATCTATTACACCGATTAAGGGAAGTATGCCAATCTCTGAATCTAAAGGAACAACAGGCACTGTTAACTCAAGTAAAGCCGATTGTGCTTTTTGAATAGACTCTTGGTAAGATTCTACATAAGCAAGACTAAAATAATAGACAGCCTTGTCCAAAAGGGGATCAATAAATGAAATGGCTTCAAAGACGACATCTAATGAAAAGTCCTTATCTTTAACTTCTTCTTTAATCGCGTTCCATATTGATTTTCTGTAAAAACTTGTATCTTCTAGCGCTTCGTTCAATGAGACTCCATTATCAAAAAAGATTTTGCCGTTTTCTTCTCCCCATTTATGTACCAAACTTTCCGCGTTAAACGGGTCTAATTGATTAACGATTGCTTCTCCAAACAAACCAATAAAATTAGCACGGATTTCTAAAATATATGGTTCAAATTTATCAAGCTGCTGCTTTTGAAATTCAGTCAATCGAACTTTAGAAAGTCTACTGCTATGAACTTCTTTTGCTAATTCATATTTTCTTTTAAGAATCATTTCCCCCAAAAGCAGAAGTTCATCCGTCATTTTTATTCCCCATTCCTTAACGCTCTTTTTCAATTCTTACC
This region includes:
- a CDS encoding STAS domain-containing protein encodes the protein MTDELLLLGEMILKRKYELAKEVHSSRLSKVRLTEFQKQQLDKFEPYILEIRANFIGLFGEAIVNQLDPFNAESLVHKWGEENGKIFFDNGVSLNEALEDTSFYRKSIWNAIKEEVKDKDFSLDVVFEAISFIDPLLDKAVYYFSLAYVESYQESIQKAQSALLELTVPVVPLDSEIGILPLIGVIDTNRARYLMEETLKQAEKLKLQYLVLDLSGVLTVDTMVADQIFKVVNALSLLGVETIITGIRPDVAQTTVSLGINLDRVIIKKTPHHALEMINSIKTKNEQESSHTL
- a CDS encoding arabinogalactan endo-1,4-beta-galactosidase — encoded protein: MRRRLKGIGAIFMSVIVGVFMVISTTTVSFAKTNHENGKAPTAPFIKGADISSYQAIVDHGGVFYDHGQQENLLKILKDHGVNYIRLRLWVNPVQEDGYNNLANTIKVASEAKAMGFKFLLDIHYSDTWADPGKQTVPAAWQNDTFDQLTQQVHDYTVNVIRQLGLHNAAPDMVQIGNEITSGMLWPYGKDWTSEGFDNLATLLKAGISGVKANDPHAKIMLHIDQGGNNDTSRWFFDNITQRDVPFDIIGLSYYPYWHGTLAQLKNNMDDITVRYNKPVVIAETAYAYTLQDFDNEPNNFTADDVVQGYPATVQGQAKFMKDLTKTLFSVPNDQALGYFYWEPAWIPVQGAGWIDGGGDGWDNQTLFDQNGNALPSLNVFEMNRPVLTKH
- a CDS encoding RNA polymerase sigma factor produces the protein MEASGIYDHLKSDLFRFARSIARHEQEVQDLVQDALIKSLSEETLVYLPDYKQRAWFYRVMKNRLIDDRRKERRLVTWDHELEFPAQDLVGSEVEMVELLSHLSADLSDIVFKRYWIGLSSQEIGEQLQLPASTVRYKLHLAVKKLRKMLRED
- a CDS encoding extracellular solute-binding protein; the protein is MKKSISLLAVIALIAVLALAGCGSSTSNGSGSKSDGKANITIWATNINVPILKAAVKTYQKDHPNFNANIVEMANDDIRSKITTGLQAQGQGLPDAALLVDDGINGYLSSFPNAFVDITKQGFADKHKSDFPQYKIDSVSYKGDMYALPLDAGPVGLFYRTDIFKKAGVDPNSIKTWDDYIKAGQTIKAKTGVDMLSYDNTDITVYTILLSELGQGYFNKAGTQTTLGTPDSVKAANIMQEMAKDKILLGASGWSAWVSSLSNSKTATAIAGAWLVGTLEQQVPDQSGKWGVMLLPSYTQGGTRAANQGGSSFVISKSSQNVDATYDFLEWFTTNYNTQVQTMKGGLFPSYLPVYKDDLFSQPEKYFGDQKVWQLFANEMQNIPSVFYTANDAVARDEAIKMQSEITNGKDVKSSLNTAKANVKTHINQ
- a CDS encoding immune inhibitor A domain-containing protein encodes the protein MASTKEQQTALTQYIQQRAKAASQIAGNASTKEVRSKLQTKAGLKQNPPGKSKEVQNDQTTPKTNPGIGNGDVNPIQPEAWNGSVRQDKELVLLMDYPDYPHDALPQRDGDDPGAVLSLPSYPTSHYQNMIFGKNGYEGPNGQNLISEKQFYEQQSGGSYTVDGDVYGWFTAKHNAAYYGGHSASGGNDQNLVL